From the Candoia aspera isolate rCanAsp1 chromosome 3, rCanAsp1.hap2, whole genome shotgun sequence genome, the window CCCTCCCTGTTTTTTCTCTCGCTTGTCTTGAGAACCAGCGGCGGCTCTCAGGAAGCGCGCCGGATGTTTGCTACGTTTCATGTGGCATTTGTGGCCGCCTCTGATAACGCTGCCGAGAGAGCCacatcccccccgccccccgcgaCGCTTGGAaaagcgaggaggaggaggaggaggaggagaagaaaggcgTCGCCTGCTTAGGGTTCTTGTCTTTCAGCCAGCGCCACTGAAAAGCCGGGCGTCGGTGTGAAAAGGCCAAGGCGATCGGCCACTTCGAATTAAAGGCGCTCCGGGAAGGGCGGCAGAGGGGAGGGAACGTAACCTGCTAGAGCTGCCTTGATGCTCCAACCgataactttgttgttgttgttttcccgaGTTACAAGCCGAACGTGTGGACACGATCCCGACTCGAGGTTATTCAAATCCCACCGATCCCAATTAAACACCCCAGTCTGGCCGGGGAGCCTCTTCTATTCTATAGGCAAGGCGAATTTCTCTTGGGGAAGGCGGGCGGCCGAGAGGCTTTAGCggaggggaaagaaggaagtACCTGGTCCGTTCTTTAGCTGGAATAGACAAAGTAGAGTACGGTCTAACAGTCTTTCGTTAGGTAGTTCTTGTGTATACTGGTCGGTGATGCGATGGACTGAATCCGCGAGGGGGGGAAAGGCAAGGCAGGGCCAAACCGGTGTGGGCATCAACGCCCACCTCACGATTTATGCCAATTAATTCTCACAGCTTATGTGGTTTATTAgtatttattggctgtttatattgtaatttatatttttatggttttaattgtggattttattgtaaaccgcccagagtcccccgattggggggagatgggcggtgttagaaatttgagaaatttgAGAGAGTAATAAAAAAACCCGCGGGGTTGTCAAGAAACTTTCGATGCTTCCGATTTCGAATTTACACGAGACATCCAGTTCGGGATCAATGGGTTTAGTCCCGGGGCATCCGCGGTGGGGCGGTGCTGTACAAATAATCAAGATGGTGGTTACAGGCGCACAATCGAAGctccgtcttttttttttttttacttgcgtCACAGGCATGATTCACGTAAAAGGCAAAAAGAGAGATGGGGTTTCGATTGTACTGTTCacgtctgccatcttgacttttttgactcccaccTCCTGCGGACACCTCACCGGTCCAGACAGATTGCTCCGAATGGAAGTAATTAGATTCTCTCTCATGAAAAGCTTCACCCTCGTGCTAGTTTATTCGAGATTCAGAGCATTCAAACGTTAGAAGCAAACCACCTCTGTGATTTTTTGGGGCCGAACTAACTGCGGCTCCTGCAAAGACGCCGATTCTTTGCTCTCTCCTGCTTAGAGATCTTGCCCGAATTACAAAGCCcaactttcttcctttttattctttaagaGCAACGGAATGCAAACGCCGCATTCCCCTGATGCCCTAGACTGCTCCTTAGAATGAAATGCAGGTGCAAAGCCGTACAAGGGCAGGCGCTTGGCTAGGCGAAGGTCGCCGGTTTCGCCATCGGGGCTGAAGGGGAGGGTCAGAGGGTCTCCTCTGATGCCAAACGAACTCCGAATAAAGGCCCTTCCCCTTAAACCGCCACAAACCGGCGAGTACAAAAGTCTCGAAGTTCGGTTCAGGGCCGCGAACCCCGCACGGAGGTTGCCCGGCGCGGGGCTCACCTGCCGCCTTCCTTTTCCGCACTACAGGGGGCGAGCAACTAGATCATCTTCCCGCGTAATTATTGAAGTAGCTGGGGGGGCGGGAGGGGTTACCCCATAACCTCACCAAATGGGCTGGCCTCACTGACCTTGCAAAGCCGCTAACAACCATGAACCAAACTTAGCGTGCTGTGCGAAAGCATCTGCGTGGTCatcagaagagataaggatgtTGTGAGAACACAGCCCTCGAAGGACAAATGGGGCAACCCGAACGATGGGCCAGTCTGGGTCAAgcctttttaaaggaaagttGTGGGGCCGAGCCCTCGCAATTCCGCGCGCTCGCTTGTGTGAGACTGGCGCGGTCAGGCCGTTTCCTTCGTAGCTGCTGCGGGAGTCACAGCTACTTTCACAGACGGCACTCCGTGGCTCTGCGCTTCCCTGAAGCAGCTGCACGGGCTTTCTCGCGATCGGGTGGGTAGGCGGGTGTGGGTATTGTAGTATTCCGACAAGGAAAGACCCCAAGGAGGATTCGTAGTGCTGACTACCGAAGTGAGAAGCAAGGGAAGGGAGGCTTGGGGGCGGGGTGCAGGGGTAAGTCTTAGTTTTCAAAACCTTCATTTCATCTTTACGGTTTGGGGAAAAAACTTGAAGCCAAGGAAAAATCTAGCTGTTCAGAAAGAGAAAATCTCCGTATCAATCTATTTGCACAGGAATTCAGTTTGATCCACACATTACAGTGACGTTTTGCAAAATAAAAGGGTTTTTCAGATCCATTGTTTTTAGTTCAACCCATTTGAGGATCCTCGCTGGATGGTCCTGAGAAACTAACCCGCTTCAAACGTGAATTGGGGGTTAGGGTTAAGTTTACAAGCTCCCTGTGGGCCACAAAGATTATAATAATATTCTCTAGGAACCCAATTTACATTAAGGGGGCAGAATCAAATGCCGGCAACCAAGGAAGCTCTTTGGCGGAAGCTACCTGTTCAAAGATATTCACACGACCCCCTCAAGCCCCAAAGGCAGTCCAATGAATGTTTACTTGTGAATAAATCGCACTGTGGGGCTGCCCTATTACGTACGTTTAGAACGGCAACCTCCAGTTGCTAGCTGAAATAAGGAGTCTAGAAGCTACTTCCCAGCAAGTGCCGTTATTATGTAAATCAAAGCAAGCTGTAATATCATAACGCAATTCAGACATTGTATGCGGATAAATAAAGAATACACGGGGCTCACAGTATGGCATTTTAATAGCACTTCCTCCCGATGTAAAAGGCAGAGCTGAAGCTGAAATCGCTTGGAAGAACATAGAATCTGTATCAGTTACTTCCggttatttaaagtattttcacTTTTTTGGACATCAGTTTTACTATATCCGGACAAGGTTAAGTCAGTGCCAACAGCTTGCTCAGGGTGTGTTAAAAGTATATGCACGTCATTATCTAAAACCCCTTTCACTTTATGTGTTAACGCATATTGTAACAACGTATCACACCATCTTGCTCGTTTAGACTTGCTTCAAGTAGAGTGAGTTCCTGTGCTGGAATAATCAGAAATAACTCAATTATAGGAACAAACACATTAAATCAAGACGTTTACAATTGGAAATATTACCATTAGCAAATTATTTTACAGTAACAGCCATATTTATCACGTGAGGATATTCCAGAATGTGCATATGCACACTAACCAGATACAAATTATTAAACATGACTGCAATATTTATAAAGAaagcaatatttaaaaagtaattcgTCCATTCCATAAGCCAGTTCTTAAAATAGTATTGCTTATACGGTATTTGTTAGGACATATCCTGTCTAGGAAACACGGTCCAACAGACAGGAAACGGTCGAAAAAGGTCGAAAGTGCTTAATCTTCCCTCCGCGCACGTAGAAGCAAACTATctaagacaaacaaacaaacatatttcaTGGATACAcctttcatcccccccccccgccttttgtCAAGTCTAATAAGTCGAGTCTCTCACTTACTTGAAAGTAGATCCCATTGATCtcaatggaatttacttccaCGTAGCCTCAGGTCATGGAAAAATCCACTCCTCGCTGAAAAAGGTTATTCCTGGCTGGCTCCCATACAGGTGAATTGCAGATAAAACTGGTCCTCTGCTCGCCCGCTCAGACTCTCCCTGGCCCCACCCACACCATCCGATTGGCTATTGCCCAGTTTAAACGGAGCCGCGCGGTGACAGCTGCCAGCTACTCGAGGACCGTCGAAGCTCTCGGCTTGCATCAGGGACGCTTCCAAGCTTTATTTGCATGCGACCTGCGAGGCGCAAGAACTACTAACCCGCCCAACTACTCGCCTTCTGGAGGCACCGAGAGGGGGCCCGACTCTGGCCGGGCCGGTGGAGCGCTGTGGAAATGAGCAGCCCCGATGCTGGATACGCCAGCAGCGACGACCAGGCGCAAGGACggtgctccctccctcccctcatgATGCAGTGTCAGTGGGCAGAGTCGCTGAGCCCTTTAGCCGATGGCAAAGGCAAAGGCGAGGCGGCGGCCGATCAAGTACAGCAGGGAGCCTCGGGCCGGGCCAAAGGGGAGACCCGCATTCGTCGCCCCATGAACGCTTTCATGGTCTGGGCCAAGGACGAGCGCAAGCGGCTAGCGCAGCAGAATCCGGATCTGCACAACGCGGAGCTCAGCAAGATGCTGGGTAAGTCCCATAGGCTCGGTGGGACGGGAGTTCGCTGCGAGACGGGGGTGTGAGGGTAAAAATATTGTGTAGTATTACTTTTCTATGGGTCATCCAAAGGCCGCTACGGCATATCGCGGAATAAGCCGAGTTGTCTTTGGAAACGAGTCTAGGGGAGGTCTGTAAATCAGCTAAAGCAGCAAGCCGTGGTCCAATAGACTAGTTTATGATTTTTACTATAACAGAACGCTGCGCAGTCCGACGCGACTTCGGGGGAATCGAGGACGACCCCGCCAGCAAGGTTTTAGGAAACGTTTCGCCTTCTGGAAATTGGCTCGCTCTCCCAGTAGGCGGGCAAAATCCTTGCCAGCCTTCTCGCTCCTCCGCCAAAGATACACAATTCATCGCACTGCACCTCGCCCGTTACGTTCACTGGGGAGGAGGGATGGGATGGGCCATCCAGAAGAACTGGAACGGGGCGAATGGAAGAAATGTAACTCTAGCGGCACCCGACCATCGCTGACCATTGCTGTTCTAATGGCGCGGTGACAATCGGGTGACTAGAAAACGGCTTAGTTACTGGTGGGGTCCTGCCACGAAGTGAAATGTAATTCACgaaagtttccataatcaataaTACCTTGCAGTAGTTTTTATCCTTGGCCCTCTTCTTTGGCTTATTCCGGGATGTGCGGTAGCGGCCTTTGGATGACCCATAGAAAAGTCACGGTTTTCACATACTGTGGCGGCAGCTGGGCTGGTTTTAATACTGCGGGACTACTGAGAGGGGACTTAATTATACACGAAAACAGTAGCAGCCGTTATCACTTCCTTGGTAGAGAAGGCCACAGTTTTAAACACTAGGTATCAATTATAAAGCCGTGCCATAAACCAGCTACTTCCCCGAAGAAAGCCGGGTCTGCGTCGAAAACGACTCCCCGCGAAAAACAGCGGCGCTCCCAACGGGCTAGATCCCGCCCCACGCCGCCCGCAGCTTGGCCATCAGTTCCCGCTCACTCGAGTAATTCCGATTTTTCCTCGCCTTGACAGGACAGTCGTGGCGGGCGCTGACTCAGGAAGAAAAGCGCCCCTTCGTAGAGGAGGCGGAGCGGCTGCGGCTGCAGCATATGCGGGACCACCCCCACTACAAGTATCGGCCGCGGCGCAGGAAGCAAGTCAAGCGCCTCAAACGCAACGACGGCGCGGGGGACAGCGGGAGCGGCTTTCTCCCAGTTCAGCACCACCAGCTGGGCCTGCCCGGAGAGGCGGGAAACGGAGGCAGCTGCGAGGGGCTTGGCCTTTCTTACGCAGAGCAGCCGAATTACGCCGGCGGGAGCTTCCATTACCGGGACTGCGCGCCGCTCCCGGCCTTGGGAGCCCATTTCGGGAACTACAGCCTGCCTACCCCGGAGCCTGACTCCCAGGGTGGCGCTTGCGCAGAAACTGTCTTCTTCCCGCCGCCCCACCCGGAGGAAGGCGGCTGCCTAGTGGGGCCCTACGGCTATCCGACGCCGCCCGGGTCCGAGTATCCGTGCAATGGCGTCCCTGCCGGCAGCCATGGCAATAACGGCGGCAGCCCCAACATTGGCGTCAGCCTTTTCCGTAGTCGCTTCCCGGTGCCCTTGGCCCCCTACCCTACTTCGCCCGCCCCGGACCacgcgcagcagcagcagcaaccccgcCGCCGAGGGGAGGCCGCCGGGCTTGAGCAGCTGCCTCCGCACGACGTGGACTTGCTGGCGGACGTGGACCGCGCCGAGTTTGAGCAGTACCTGCCCTTCGCCTGCCGCCCGGGCGACCTGGGGCTCCCCTATGCGAGCCACGAAGGCCCCGAAGCTAACGCTGCTGCCTATTACTGCGCAGCCGCCGGCGGGGCCGGCACGTATCCCGAGTTGTGAGTCCGCCGTCCCCTGGCGGGTGAGGGCGGGGCAGGTGGACCCTCTTAgtgctatttattgtaatttattgacTGCGCTTCCTTAATGGCCATTTATAGAAACTTAAAGAGGGAAGGAGCGCCATTGGAAGACTCGCCTGTCGCATTTCTCTCCGTGTTTCTGAAAATCGCCACGTCCAGTGCTCGCGAGGCTTTTCCTTAGAGGCGGCTCTCTTAACGGGTGGTTAGGCAtcccctttttcaggttttgtACAGAATGGGTTGGGCTTGGACTAAAGCACCCCAGTTAAAGTTTGACTTGGAACAGCTtggcaataaaaaacaaaaaacttcaggTGGTTTTACACGAGGGTGTCGTGGTGCTGTGTCGT encodes:
- the SOX17 gene encoding transcription factor SOX-17, which gives rise to MSSPDAGYASSDDQAQGRCSLPPLMMQCQWAESLSPLADGKGKGEAAADQVQQGASGRAKGETRIRRPMNAFMVWAKDERKRLAQQNPDLHNAELSKMLGQSWRALTQEEKRPFVEEAERLRLQHMRDHPHYKYRPRRRKQVKRLKRNDGAGDSGSGFLPVQHHQLGLPGEAGNGGSCEGLGLSYAEQPNYAGGSFHYRDCAPLPALGAHFGNYSLPTPEPDSQGGACAETVFFPPPHPEEGGCLVGPYGYPTPPGSEYPCNGVPAGSHGNNGGSPNIGVSLFRSRFPVPLAPYPTSPAPDHAQQQQQPRRRGEAAGLEQLPPHDVDLLADVDRAEFEQYLPFACRPGDLGLPYASHEGPEANAAAYYCAAAGGAGTYPEL